A single genomic interval of Acidovorax sp. 1608163 harbors:
- the ispC gene encoding 1-deoxy-D-xylulose-5-phosphate reductoisomerase: MKQRITVLGSTGSIGKSTLDVVSRHPERYEVFALSAATQVDLMLEQCARFRPQFAVMASGPHAQLLSEKIKQNGLPTSVLKAQDALEIIASHESVDAVMAAIVGAAGLAPCLAAARAGKRLLLANKEALVVGGGLFMQAVRDGGATLLPIDSEHSAIFQCLPEDPACWAERVDHILLTASGGPFRTRAPDTLAQITPQQACAHPNFSMGRKISVDSATMMNKALEVIEARWLFGLAPEQIKVVIHPQQIIHSMVQFNDASILAQLGTPDMRVPIACGLAWPERIESGAGRLDFAALTALTFEQADAHRFPGLHLSWQALNAPEGTTAVLNAANEVAVEAFLAERLRFDHIHAVNLATLEAVPPSKPDSLESLLGLDAQARDAARRIAASMAL, translated from the coding sequence ATGAAGCAAAGAATCACGGTATTGGGCTCCACGGGCTCCATTGGCAAAAGCACGCTGGATGTGGTGTCTCGCCACCCTGAGCGGTATGAAGTGTTTGCGCTGAGCGCGGCAACCCAGGTCGATCTGATGCTGGAGCAGTGCGCCCGCTTTCGCCCCCAGTTTGCGGTGATGGCCAGTGGGCCGCATGCCCAGTTGTTGTCAGAAAAAATCAAGCAAAATGGGCTTCCAACGTCCGTACTAAAAGCGCAAGATGCTCTTGAAATCATAGCGTCGCATGAGTCGGTAGATGCGGTGATGGCGGCCATTGTGGGAGCGGCTGGGCTGGCGCCCTGCCTGGCTGCCGCCCGTGCAGGCAAGCGATTGCTGCTGGCCAACAAAGAGGCCCTGGTGGTGGGCGGCGGCTTGTTTATGCAGGCGGTGCGCGATGGGGGCGCGACGCTGCTGCCGATCGACAGTGAGCACTCCGCCATTTTTCAGTGCCTGCCAGAAGACCCGGCCTGCTGGGCCGAGCGCGTTGACCATATTTTGTTGACAGCTTCGGGCGGCCCGTTTCGCACGCGTGCGCCTGACACGCTGGCGCAAATCACACCGCAGCAAGCCTGTGCGCACCCCAACTTCTCCATGGGGCGCAAAATTTCGGTGGACTCTGCCACGATGATGAACAAGGCGCTCGAGGTGATCGAAGCCCGTTGGCTGTTTGGCTTGGCACCCGAGCAGATCAAGGTGGTGATCCATCCTCAGCAAATCATCCACTCCATGGTTCAGTTCAACGACGCTTCCATCCTTGCCCAACTGGGTACGCCGGACATGCGTGTGCCGATTGCCTGTGGCCTGGCCTGGCCTGAGCGCATCGAGAGCGGGGCCGGCCGATTGGATTTCGCTGCGCTGACGGCGTTGACCTTCGAGCAAGCCGATGCCCACCGGTTTCCGGGGCTGCATCTGTCCTGGCAAGCATTGAATGCGCCAGAGGGCACCACGGCGGTGCTCAATGCCGCCAATGAAGTGGCGGTGGAGGCCTTTTTGGCTGAGCGTTTGCGTTTTGACCATATTCACGCGGTCAACCTTGCAACTTTAGAGGCCGTGCCGCCCTCCAAGCCGGATTCGCTGGAGTCGCTGCTGGGGCTGGATGCACAGGCCCGCGATGCAGCCCGGCGCATTGCCGCCTCCATGGCGCTTTGA
- the rseP gene encoding RIP metalloprotease RseP, translating into MLTVVAFFVALGLLIAVHEYGHYRVAVACGVKVLRFSVGFGKPLLMWRAKGSGTEFVLGLFPLGGYVRMLDEREAPVEPHERHLAFNTQPLRSRAAIVAAGPLANLLLAVLLYSLVNWGGVQEPKAVLSSPVAGSIAQSAGLAGGELVRRAAAGDEELAPMRSFEELRWVLTQGALDGQRVRLELEPAPGASLREVTLDLSTLNVRDADAQLFRKIGVFAPWTRPAIGEVMAGGAAERAGLRQGDLVRKIGQTAVVDGMQLRELIRTSVRGDQDVMQSWQVERGGQLVALEVMPDVVQEPTGAVGRINAYVGGNPEMVEVQYGPLEGLFKGADRTWEVSALTLRMMGRMLVGEASLKNLSGPLTIADYAGRSAEMGLMQYLAYLALISVSLGVLNLLPLPVLDGGHLMYYLWEGVTGKSVSDTWTEYLQRGGVAVLAVMMSIALFNDISRYLAKLLAVFA; encoded by the coding sequence ATGCTGACCGTGGTTGCTTTTTTCGTCGCGCTGGGTCTGCTCATTGCTGTGCATGAATACGGGCATTACCGTGTCGCAGTGGCTTGCGGAGTCAAGGTGCTGCGGTTCTCCGTGGGTTTTGGCAAACCCCTGCTGATGTGGCGTGCCAAAGGCTCAGGCACTGAGTTTGTTTTGGGTCTGTTTCCTCTGGGAGGCTATGTTCGCATGCTGGACGAGCGCGAAGCCCCGGTAGAGCCCCATGAGCGCCACCTGGCTTTCAATACCCAGCCCTTGCGGTCGCGTGCCGCAATCGTGGCGGCAGGTCCCTTGGCCAATTTGTTGTTAGCGGTTTTGCTGTATTCGTTGGTCAATTGGGGGGGCGTGCAGGAGCCCAAGGCCGTTTTGTCCAGCCCCGTCGCGGGCTCTATCGCCCAGAGTGCAGGCTTGGCGGGCGGCGAGTTGGTGCGCCGCGCTGCGGCGGGCGATGAGGAGCTGGCCCCTATGCGCTCTTTTGAAGAGCTGCGCTGGGTTTTGACCCAGGGCGCCCTGGATGGCCAGCGTGTGCGCCTGGAGCTGGAGCCTGCACCCGGCGCATCACTGCGCGAGGTGACTTTGGACCTCTCCACCCTGAACGTGCGTGATGCCGATGCCCAACTGTTTCGGAAGATTGGGGTGTTTGCACCCTGGACGCGCCCAGCCATTGGCGAGGTGATGGCTGGCGGTGCTGCCGAGCGTGCGGGCCTTCGCCAGGGGGATCTGGTGCGCAAGATTGGGCAGACTGCAGTGGTGGATGGCATGCAGTTGCGTGAATTGATTCGCACGTCGGTGCGCGGCGATCAAGATGTCATGCAGTCGTGGCAGGTTGAGCGCGGTGGGCAATTGGTGGCGCTGGAGGTGATGCCTGATGTGGTCCAGGAGCCCACGGGTGCGGTGGGGCGCATCAATGCCTACGTCGGTGGCAACCCTGAAATGGTGGAGGTGCAGTATGGCCCCCTGGAAGGCTTGTTTAAAGGCGCTGACCGTACCTGGGAGGTGTCTGCCCTGACTTTGCGCATGATGGGGCGCATGCTGGTGGGAGAGGCATCGCTCAAGAACCTGAGCGGCCCATTGACGATTGCTGACTACGCAGGCCGCTCGGCTGAAATGGGGTTGATGCAGTACTTGGCCTACCTGGCTCTCATCAGCGTGAGCCTGGGGGTGTTGAACCTGTTACCTCTGCCAGTGCTCGATGGCGGGCACCTGATGTATTATCTTTGGGAGGGAGTCACAGGCAAAAGTGTCTCCGACACCTGGACGGAATACCTTCAGCGTGGCGGCGTTGCAGTCCTTGCCGTGATGATGTCTATCGCTCTCTTTAACGATATCTCCCGATACCTCGCCAAACTTCTGGCCGTATTTGCCTAG
- the bamA gene encoding outer membrane protein assembly factor BamA: protein MKKHITRLGVRTASAVAAMVFVANAAWALEPFKVQDIRVEGLQRVEPGTIFASMPLRVGDDYNDDKGAAAIRALFALGLFKDVRLEANGNVLVVVVEERPTIADVDFAGTREFDKEVLKKAMRDVGLTEGRPFDKALADRAEQELKRQYINRSLYGAEVVTTVTPIERNRVNLTFTVVEGEPARIKEVRINGSKAFSESTLKGLFDQDTGGWLSWYTKSDRYSRTKLNADLETLRSYYLQRGYLEFRVDSTQVAISPDKQDITITVNVTEGERFVVAGVKLEGNYLDREDEFKSLVSIRAGEPYNADQVTETTKAFSEYFGRFGFAFSRVEAVPEIDRENNRVTLVLQAEPSRRAYVRKINVSGNNRTRDEVIRREFRQYEAAWYDGERIRLSRDRVDRLGFFTEVNVETQDVPGSPDQVDLVVNVAEKPTGSLQLGAGFSSAEKVALSFGIKQENFFGSGNYLGIDVNTSKYRRTLVFSTTNPYFTQDGISRTVDVYYRTDKPYEDQGGNYELVTTGASMRFGVPFSEIDTVFFGGGLEQTQIKAGTNIPATYLAYANTYGATSNSIPLTIGWSRDDRDSALAPNSGRYQRLNSEWSVAGDARYVRGNYQYQQYIPLNKRFTVAFNGEFGYGKGLNGRPFPVFKNFYSGGLGSVRGFDQGTLGPRDVTGASLGGPKKVTLNAELVAPFPGAGNDRTLRVFTFVDVGNVYGEDQKVTFSDMRASAGVGLSWISPLGPLRLAFAQPVRKFAGDKIQKLQFQIGTSF, encoded by the coding sequence ATGAAAAAACACATTACTCGCCTTGGCGTGCGTACTGCATCTGCCGTTGCTGCCATGGTATTCGTCGCCAACGCGGCGTGGGCCCTGGAGCCTTTCAAGGTCCAGGATATCCGTGTGGAAGGTCTGCAGCGCGTGGAGCCTGGGACGATCTTTGCCTCCATGCCGCTGCGCGTGGGCGACGATTACAACGACGACAAGGGGGCGGCCGCCATTCGCGCGCTGTTCGCTTTGGGTTTGTTCAAGGATGTGCGTCTGGAAGCCAATGGCAATGTGCTGGTGGTCGTGGTGGAAGAGCGCCCCACGATTGCCGATGTCGACTTTGCGGGGACGCGCGAATTCGACAAAGAGGTTCTCAAGAAAGCCATGCGCGACGTGGGCCTGACGGAAGGGCGCCCGTTTGACAAGGCGCTGGCAGACCGTGCGGAGCAGGAACTCAAGCGCCAGTACATCAACCGCAGCCTGTATGGCGCCGAGGTGGTGACGACGGTGACCCCCATTGAGCGCAACCGGGTGAACCTGACGTTCACCGTGGTGGAAGGCGAGCCCGCCCGCATCAAGGAAGTGCGCATCAATGGCAGCAAGGCATTCAGCGAATCCACGCTGAAAGGCTTGTTTGACCAGGACACTGGCGGCTGGCTGAGCTGGTACACCAAGTCCGATCGCTATTCGCGCACCAAGCTCAACGCCGATCTGGAAACCCTGCGCTCCTACTACCTGCAGCGTGGTTACCTTGAGTTTCGGGTGGACTCCACCCAGGTGGCGATTTCGCCAGACAAGCAGGACATCACCATCACCGTGAATGTGACTGAGGGCGAGCGCTTTGTGGTGGCAGGAGTGAAGCTGGAAGGCAACTACCTGGACCGTGAAGACGAGTTCAAATCGCTGGTGAGCATCCGTGCGGGTGAGCCCTACAACGCAGACCAGGTGACGGAAACCACCAAAGCGTTCTCTGAATACTTTGGCCGTTTTGGTTTTGCTTTCTCGCGCGTTGAGGCGGTGCCTGAAATCGACCGCGAAAACAACCGCGTCACGCTGGTGTTGCAGGCTGAGCCATCGCGCCGTGCCTACGTGCGCAAGATCAATGTGAGTGGCAACAACCGCACCCGCGACGAAGTGATTCGCCGCGAGTTCCGCCAGTACGAGGCCGCATGGTACGACGGGGAGCGCATTCGCCTGTCGCGCGACCGCGTGGACCGCCTGGGCTTCTTCACCGAAGTGAATGTGGAGACGCAAGATGTGCCCGGCTCTCCTGACCAGGTGGACCTGGTGGTGAACGTGGCTGAGAAGCCCACAGGCTCGCTGCAACTGGGCGCTGGCTTCTCCAGCGCTGAAAAAGTGGCGCTGTCGTTCGGCATCAAGCAAGAGAACTTCTTTGGTTCGGGCAACTACCTGGGTATTGACGTCAACACCAGCAAGTACCGCCGTACGCTGGTGTTCAGCACCACCAACCCCTATTTCACGCAAGACGGTATCTCCCGCACTGTGGACGTGTATTACCGCACCGACAAGCCTTACGAGGACCAGGGCGGTAACTACGAATTGGTCACCACGGGTGCCTCCATGCGCTTTGGTGTGCCATTCAGCGAGATCGATACCGTGTTCTTCGGTGGTGGGCTGGAGCAGACCCAGATCAAGGCAGGGACCAACATCCCCGCCACGTACTTGGCCTACGCCAACACCTATGGCGCCACCAGCAACTCGATTCCTTTGACGATCGGCTGGTCGCGCGATGACCGTGACAGTGCCTTGGCACCCAACTCGGGCCGCTACCAGCGACTCAATTCCGAGTGGTCAGTGGCCGGTGACGCCCGTTATGTACGAGGCAACTACCAGTACCAGCAATACATCCCTTTGAACAAGCGCTTCACGGTCGCCTTCAATGGTGAGTTTGGGTATGGCAAGGGGCTCAATGGCCGTCCGTTCCCTGTGTTCAAGAACTTTTACTCGGGTGGTCTTGGCTCCGTGCGTGGCTTTGATCAAGGCACGTTGGGTCCACGTGACGTGACTGGCGCATCCTTGGGTGGCCCGAAGAAGGTCACGCTCAATGCCGAGTTGGTGGCGCCATTCCCAGGCGCGGGCAATGACCGCACCTTGCGCGTCTTCACTTTTGTGGACGTGGGTAACGTGTACGGCGAAGACCAGAAGGTGACATTCAGCGACATGCGTGCTTCGGCAGGGGTCGGTTTGAGCTGGATTTCCCCCTTGGGCCCATTGCGCCTAGCCTTTGCGCAGCCAGTGCGTAAGTTCGCTGGCGATAAAATCCAGAAACTGCAATTCCAGATTGGAACGTCTTTCTAA
- a CDS encoding OmpH family outer membrane protein yields the protein MKSLFRQTSLALLMGATVFAVSAQAQEFKAGFVNTDRIFREANTAKTAQAKLEQEFARREKELVDIGSSLKTATDKFEREAPTMAESQRTTRQRQLVDQDRDFQRKRREFQEDLSARKNEELAQVLERANKVVKQVAEAEKYDVILQEAVYINPKHDITDKVIKALNAAK from the coding sequence ATGAAATCCCTTTTCCGTCAGACATCTTTGGCCCTGTTGATGGGCGCAACCGTCTTTGCCGTCTCGGCACAGGCGCAAGAGTTCAAGGCAGGTTTCGTCAACACGGATCGCATCTTCCGTGAAGCCAACACCGCCAAAACGGCGCAGGCCAAGCTGGAGCAGGAATTTGCCCGTCGTGAGAAAGAACTGGTCGATATCGGCAGTTCGCTCAAGACCGCCACCGACAAATTCGAGCGCGAAGCCCCCACCATGGCGGAGAGCCAGCGCACAACCCGCCAGCGCCAGTTGGTCGATCAAGACCGTGACTTTCAGCGCAAGCGCCGCGAGTTCCAGGAAGACCTGAGCGCCCGCAAGAACGAAGAGTTGGCCCAGGTTCTGGAGCGCGCCAACAAGGTCGTCAAGCAAGTGGCTGAGGCCGAAAAGTACGACGTGATCCTGCAAGAGGCCGTGTACATCAACCCCAAGCACGACATCACCGACAAGGTGATCAAGGCTTTGAATGCTGCCAAGTAA
- the lpxD gene encoding UDP-3-O-(3-hydroxymyristoyl)glucosamine N-acyltransferase: protein MSLLLGQMVDALGGSLEGGGRDTAIHRIAPLEVAGPGDISFLSHPRYQQQLAASQAACVIVAPAMREAALARGACIVVDNPYVYFARATQLWKQQHAPARPVGIHPSAVVDPTAQIHPTATIGPLCVVERGAVVGEGTVLTSRITLGENCRVGARCLLHPGVVIGADGFGFAPSQGTWVKIEQLGAVQIGDDVEIGANTCIDRGALQDTVVEDGVKLDNLIQIGHNVRIGRHAAMAGCVGVAGSATIGAHCTVGGGAIVLGHLELADNVHVSAATVVTRSLSRPGQYTGMFPIDDNAKWEKNAATLKQLHSLRERIKALEQALKAA, encoded by the coding sequence GTGAGCTTGCTTCTTGGGCAGATGGTGGATGCGCTGGGCGGCTCGCTCGAAGGTGGGGGGCGGGACACCGCCATCCACCGGATCGCGCCGCTGGAGGTTGCCGGCCCGGGTGACATCAGTTTTCTGAGCCACCCGCGCTACCAACAGCAACTGGCCGCCTCTCAGGCGGCCTGTGTCATTGTGGCGCCTGCCATGCGCGAGGCCGCCTTGGCGCGCGGCGCCTGCATCGTGGTGGACAACCCTTATGTCTACTTTGCCAGGGCCACGCAGCTGTGGAAGCAGCAGCACGCGCCTGCGCGCCCGGTGGGCATTCACCCCAGTGCGGTGGTGGATCCCACGGCTCAAATTCACCCCACGGCCACCATCGGTCCGTTGTGTGTGGTCGAGCGCGGTGCCGTGGTGGGGGAGGGCACGGTGCTCACCTCTCGGATCACGCTGGGCGAGAACTGCCGTGTGGGTGCGCGTTGTCTGCTGCACCCCGGTGTCGTCATTGGGGCCGATGGTTTTGGATTTGCGCCCTCTCAAGGCACCTGGGTCAAGATTGAGCAACTGGGTGCGGTGCAGATCGGGGACGACGTGGAGATTGGCGCCAACACCTGCATTGACCGTGGCGCACTGCAAGACACCGTGGTCGAGGACGGTGTGAAGCTCGACAACCTGATCCAGATTGGGCACAACGTGCGCATTGGTCGCCACGCGGCCATGGCGGGGTGTGTAGGGGTGGCCGGCAGTGCCACCATTGGTGCCCACTGCACCGTGGGTGGCGGTGCCATTGTGCTGGGCCACTTGGAACTGGCAGACAATGTGCACGTCTCTGCAGCCACGGTGGTCACCCGCTCGCTGTCGCGCCCAGGTCAATACACTGGCATGTTTCCCATCGACGACAATGCGAAGTGGGAAAAGAACGCTGCAACACTCAAACAACTGCACAGCTTGCGTGAGCGCATCAAGGCGCTGGAGCAAGCCCTCAAAGCAGCATGA